From Methanosarcina lacustris Z-7289, one genomic window encodes:
- a CDS encoding LolA family protein, translating to MTLVLSIAATGCIAEMTVEEVAKHTQEKYETVHDFKATRITTTNVQGAEVTDEIEISIKKPNKFMSEDKKRGVITVSNDEVMWVYDIKKGEATRTPLEGSGDLLDYDRFIKELLVDTNATLLGEEKLSDMFCYVIEETPKKDTYMTGQKIWIDKKYWLPVRIETDFESFNSSVEYTNISFNTGISDDEFEFSPPAGVKIIEPETKLPNNVSMEDAQNNVNFTIMTPSYTAGYEFNGATVSKSEYVESISLVYMKGRERMTITQTALQEKHLLPNAECVSIGETEGELVYILGNKLLRFDSNDKEIVITGTMNKEEFIKIAESMN from the coding sequence ATGACCCTTGTCCTCTCAATCGCGGCAACAGGTTGCATAGCTGAGATGACTGTTGAAGAAGTAGCAAAACATACTCAGGAGAAGTATGAAACAGTGCATGACTTCAAAGCAACAAGGATCACTACAACGAACGTTCAAGGAGCGGAAGTAACAGATGAAATAGAGATTTCAATCAAGAAACCAAACAAGTTCATGAGCGAAGATAAAAAACGAGGTGTAATAACAGTTTCTAACGATGAAGTGATGTGGGTGTACGATATCAAGAAGGGTGAAGCGACCAGGACACCACTGGAAGGTTCTGGAGACTTGCTTGACTATGACCGCTTCATCAAGGAGTTGCTGGTGGACACCAATGCTACATTGCTTGGAGAGGAGAAGCTTTCTGACATGTTCTGTTATGTCATAGAGGAGACTCCAAAGAAAGACACGTATATGACAGGTCAAAAGATCTGGATAGATAAGAAATACTGGCTCCCAGTTAGAATCGAGACCGACTTTGAAAGTTTTAACTCAAGTGTGGAGTATACAAACATTTCTTTCAACACCGGAATCAGCGATGATGAGTTTGAGTTTTCTCCGCCGGCGGGAGTGAAAATAATAGAACCTGAAACAAAATTACCCAACAATGTTAGCATGGAAGATGCGCAGAACAATGTGAACTTTACAATTATGACCCCTTCTTACACTGCTGGGTATGAATTCAATGGCGCAACTGTTTCTAAATCCGAATATGTGGAGAGCATTTCCCTTGTCTATATGAAAGGAAGGGAAAGAATGACGATAACTCAAACAGCATTGCAGGAAAAACATCTGTTACCAAATGCTGAATGTGTTAGCATTGGGGAAACAGAAGGCGAACTTGTATATATCTTAGGTAATAAACTGCTTAGGTTTGATTCCAATGATAAAGAAATTGTGATTACTGGCACAATGAACAAAGAAGAATTCATAAAAATAGCTGAATCAATGAACTAA
- a CDS encoding cytochrome c biogenesis protein CcdA: MKRISRIIALLIVIYLSLTFIQVAGADPITIQYFHQKGCHDCEITDPIVDRIEAQYENMVITRIETSTADGFNQWSKYGFLEVPAIVINNETKISKEEITEEKLKTLIDEYLVEEENNTEYIIEDIQENEQDNKYINTDLNFPFAYSLGLFAGFSPCLMAILGFLLSFTAGTSNSAKSGMVRAMVFGLGLVGSYLVLGLCLLAFKKSIPDLESFSFIAGSIVILIGLNLLGILKSPVVLDNYFQNSARKYTGTLGGVFFLGILFSFVKVPCTAPMLLVLLNKTITNGTVNDLALLLAFSGGVLTPFIGVGLVGGYTLSKQVRSYRVYLKKISGFALILLGLWIMI; encoded by the coding sequence ATGAAAAGGATTTCTCGTATAATAGCCTTACTAATTGTTATTTATTTATCCCTAACTTTTATACAGGTAGCTGGTGCAGATCCGATCACAATCCAGTATTTCCATCAAAAAGGTTGTCATGATTGTGAAATAACTGATCCTATTGTCGATCGAATAGAAGCTCAATATGAGAACATGGTTATAACAAGAATTGAAACCAGCACTGCTGATGGTTTTAATCAATGGAGTAAATATGGTTTTCTTGAAGTCCCGGCTATTGTGATAAACAATGAAACAAAGATTTCCAAAGAAGAAATTACTGAAGAAAAGCTAAAAACATTAATTGATGAATATCTTGTAGAAGAGGAAAATAATACTGAATATATCATAGAAGACATACAGGAAAATGAACAGGACAACAAATATATAAACACAGACCTGAATTTTCCATTTGCCTATTCTCTCGGCCTTTTTGCAGGTTTTTCACCCTGCCTGATGGCCATACTGGGATTTCTTTTAAGTTTTACCGCGGGAACCAGCAATAGCGCGAAAAGCGGTATGGTACGTGCAATGGTATTTGGGTTGGGGCTGGTGGGTTCCTATCTGGTTTTAGGCCTGTGTCTACTCGCTTTCAAAAAATCAATTCCCGATTTGGAAAGTTTTTCCTTTATTGCAGGCAGCATTGTAATTCTAATCGGGTTAAACCTTCTGGGGATTTTAAAATCACCTGTAGTTCTGGATAACTATTTTCAGAATTCTGCCAGGAAATATACGGGTACTCTGGGTGGAGTTTTCTTTCTTGGGATATTATTTTCATTTGTAAAAGTTCCTTGCACTGCACCCATGCTCCTTGTGCTGCTCAACAAGACTATTACAAATGGGACGGTTAATGATCTGGCTCTATTGCTTGCTTTCAGCGGCGGAGTATTGACGCCTTTTATTGGAGTTGGCCTGGTAGGGGGCTATACTTTGTCCAAACAGGTCCGTTCGTATAGGGTATACCTGAAAAAAATCAGTGGATTTGCACTTATATTGTTAGGTTTATGGATTATGATTTAA